In Ktedonobacteraceae bacterium, the genomic window ACACCTGTCTTCGTCATGTCATTCTCCAAGTCGTCATTCACTGGTGGTCGTTGGTCGAAGTGCTGAGCGCATGCCTGCACCTGCGGTCGCCCGCGACTTCACTCACGGTAGTTGCCTCAAGGGCAGGATCCGTCCTGAACTTCGGGCGCGCCTATGAACGGCGTTCAAGCACGCTCATGGATGAAGGACCGGCCTCGACGCCTGTGAGTGCTCGTCCAAGGTTCTCCGCCCAGGTGTCCAGGTTGTTCGCCGCGTGCAGGCTGCAGTTCTACGATTCGCGCGATGATCTCTTCGGCTCGGGGCTGTGCGATGTCCGTGCTCATGGCCAGTCCTCTCTCGAGATGGGTGTCCCTGTGAAACCTGCGACTGGCTCGACGCTGGGGTCCGATCCGTCGCGACCGAGCGCCGACGCGTCGGGATGATCATCGAACCAGCCTTCCGCAGGATAGCGGTACATCCACCCGGTGGCAAGCTTGCGCCGTGCTATGCGCCAGACGCCGTCACGCTGCTCGAATCGATCGAGATAGCGCGCCCAGAGCTTGACGATCTCGCCCTTCCACTGATGCACTTCTGATCCCTGGTGATCCGCGTTCAGGTACGTCTCGACGTGGGCGATGGTCGGTCCGTCAAATTCGATGAGACTGTTGCCAAGAAAGTGCATGGTTCTCACGAACCGCGGCATCTCTCCCGACAGGAATTTGACGAAGCCGTCGACGGAGCCAATGTGCAGGCTTGCGGGGAACTGAATCCAGGCGTCCGGATGAAATACGCTGCGTACCAGGTCCATGTCCATGCGGTCCAGACCCCGGCAGTACCGCAGGAGCGCGTCGTGAATCTCAACGCGAGCGCTCAATTCTTCAAGGTTCATCGGTGGTTCCCCCTTCCAGCTAGTCGGACGCCGCAGACATCGAGAACGAAGATCGTGAAAACAGGCGTCGAAACGTCGTCTATGTCGTCAGGTCGGTCGCCAGGGCGAGCGAGATATGCACGTCTATATGCCATGATTTGCTCCAGTCGGTCGTGAGTTGGATGTGAGGCTCACCGAGTCAGCGGTGAGCCGACGATGTGTGTTGTCAACGATGTGATTGGTGAGAATTCCAAGTCGCTCGATCTCGACTTCAACGACATCGCCGGGGTGCAGCAACCACGGCGGCGTTCGCGCGTAGCCGACACCGGACGGCGTACCGGTTGCGAGGAGATCGCCTCGATGGATCGTGAAGCTTTTGGAAATGTGGGCCAGAGTCTCACCAACTCCGTAGATCATCTGCGCGGTGTTTCCCTGCTGCACGACCTCACCATTCACGCGTGTTTCGATCTGAAGTCCGTCCCTGAGGTCGCCGACCTCCGCGACGGGTACCATCGGCCCGATCGGGCCTGATCGGTCGCCGTTTTTCCCCATAATCCATTGC contains:
- a CDS encoding nuclear transport factor 2 family protein, whose product is MNLEELSARVEIHDALLRYCRGLDRMDMDLVRSVFHPDAWIQFPASLHIGSVDGFVKFLSGEMPRFVRTMHFLGNSLIEFDGPTIAHVETYLNADHQGSEVHQWKGEIVKLWARYLDRFEQRDGVWRIARRKLATGWMYRYPAEGWFDDHPDASALGRDGSDPSVEPVAGFTGTPISREDWP